From Lewinellaceae bacterium:
ACAAACACGGTCGACTTTGAAGGTTACAATTGGAATTTATCAGAAATAATGTACAGTCGAATTGTGAAGATAATTAGAAATAAAACCAGCCTGTAATAACCGGAGATGCAATTGGTAGCCACCGAACCCACTTTTATTGATGGCGATTTGAATATGGGTATCGAAATGACGGGAGGGAGCATCATCGGCATGTACCTATATATTGCAATTGGAGGTACTGGATGCATTTGGCAGAAAGCGGGGTAAACAATTTTTATATACGCCGGGGGGAGACAGCCGGGCCATACCTGCCGTTAGCAATAGCGAAAGCAAGTCTGCCGTCACTCGTGGCCCCACCGCTCATTTCGCAAACAACGTCCGGATCGGCGCGTCCAACCCCACCGAGAGAAAGAATCGCCTCGACCGCAGGGCAATCTCCTCGCCGTTTTCCTCCCGAATTTGAGCGCCGGTTTGCCAGCCCAGGGCTACGTAACAGGGCGTTTTCTGGATGTTCCACTGCAGCTGGGCACCGGGCTTGATGATATTTTTAAGCGAGAACTTATACGCCCCGAATTCATCCTCCTCTTCTAAGCGGTAGGTCAGCATGCCGCCCAGGTCGACCCCGATCAGGTGGAGGCCGAACGATTGAGGCTTCTTTTTATTTTTACCAAACAACCAGCTGAAGGTAAAGCCGATGGGAATGGAGGGCGCCAGGGCCCAATATTCGGAGCGCAGGGCCGTATCGGCCCGGTTGTGAGCCCATCGGTCGGCGCCGAACGATACCCCCAGGTAGGTGTTGAAACTCGCCGATAGTGCGTGCGTGCGCTTGGTGCGGGAACTGCCGGGGTCGTCCGCCAAGGTTCGCATCAGATATTGTATCTCTTCTTTGTTCCTGGCATCCACCAGCCCGGCAATGAAATCGCCGTAGGTGGCGAGGAAGCGAAGCAGGGGCATATCTTCCGGGGAACTCAGTTGCTTGCCCAGCAAGGTAATCATACGCACCATGGCGCTGACCGCCGGGCGGTGCTGGCCTGCCTCCAGATAATACAACAGGTCCATGCAGTGCCCTGTAATTTCCGGCACGTACTGCAGCCCTTCATGCTTTTCCTTCAGGGACATGAGTTTTTGCGGGTTTTTCGGATCGATGAAGATCGGGAATTCCAGCACGCGGTTGAGGGCCCGCAGGCCAACGGATACGGACTGGAACAAGGCCGAATCCGATTGCTGTACCCCATCCGGCTCATCGGCCATAAAGGGGTTGCCGGCTGCCCTGGGGAGGGCGGAAAAGTCGTTCAACATGAGCTGAGCCAGCCCGGCGAGGGCCTCGGGCGAAAACTCTCCCACGCCCCTGATCCGGCCGAGCCGCTGCTGCATCAGCCCCAGGCAGGCTGTCCGGAGCCGGGGCTCGTACAGCATGGTTTCAAAGGTATCCGGGCGGATCAGCTCCTGGCTGGCGGAGTCCTGAAGCACGTAAAAAAGGTTCGACAACAACTCGGTGGCCTCCAGCATGGGCTCGGTGCTTTTTAAGGCCCGATGTTCTTTGAGTGCGTGGATGCTGTCGAGCTGGTTCAGCGATGCCTTAAGGGTAATGGCCATGGCCTCCAGTGAGTCAATTCCCGCAGTCAGCGCATCGAGGGGGCCGGCGGGCATATTGCGCAAATACTGTTGGAATGGACTGCCGGGAAAAGCGTCCGGTTTTTTCTTTGCCAGGCGTTGCTCAACATCCGCCACGCGTTTTTCCAGGCTCCGAAGTTCTTCTTCGCGTTTTTGGAGCCTGAGCAAGGAATCCAAGGGAGGTATAAAACCACCGTGGTTTTCAGCGATCGTCCTCAGTTGTACCAGCGGCCGCAGGTCTGCCGGGCCACACACATCCACCCAATACTCATGTGTTTGGCCAATGACCTCTGCCAGATGGCCCATCTTGCTTTCAGTATCGGCAAACCTCTGGCTAAACTCAAGCGTATTGCCCGACATTTCCCACACGTCAAACTCTACCTTGTAGGCGGCGAGATCGGCCTGCCAGCGCCGGAGGATGCCGACGTGAGAGAGGCCATTATACCAGCTGCCATCCACCGTTCGACGAGCGAGTTCCAGGCCGGCAATGCGCATCTCCTGGCTGGAAGTTTTGGAAAAAAGATCATACCATTCCAGGGTGTTGTAGTTTCTCAGGGTGTTGTTTTCCAGCTCGCCTTGGAGGAGTTCGGGCAGCAAGCCAAGGTGCAAAGAAGGGGCCTCCTCGCGGCCGATCAACAAACGATAATCATACAAGGTACTGCTGGGGAAGATTGGGGGGTCGTTCGCTCTGTCCTGCTGTAACCTGGAAATGCGTCGTTCAAACGCAAACCTCATATCAAGTATCGTATCGACCACTAGGCCCAACTGTTCTATATAGGCTTGGGCGTCGGCTTGCACCCGCCGGTATTCGTCTGTATCAGGATTCAATTTAGCCAATGTGATATTCCGGTTCCTATCGGCCGCCTGGCGCCGGTCGAACAGGCTGCTGTGGACGAGCGGTGCCGATTCCCAAAGCGGCCTGCCGTGATTGGATTGCCCGAACAGATCGTAGGTGGCCAGCACGCTGTAAAAAACCGGATTGTCCTGGAGGCCGCTGAAGTACTTGTCTTTGAAGAGCAATTCCGGCAAGCTGCGGCCCAGGTTCTTCAGGTCGAGAAAAAAGGCTTCCCGCAGGCCCTCCAGAAAGGATTGGGAGTAGCTGACCTTTGGATTGGAATACCGCTCAAAAACGTTCGGGAACAAAGAACCAATTTGCAGGGCCTTCTCATTCTCATTCTTGTTCAATAAATTTTCGATAAAACTAACCGCCACCTCCTGCTGGGCCCGCTCCAGAACAAACTGGAACAAGCCTTCCGCCAGCGCTTCGGCCCGCAGGGCGCTCACCGGCTGCCGCGCTTGTGCATTGCCGGCTGCCGCGCGCAGGGCCTCCTGGTTCTGGAGGGGAGGCATGCGGCTATCCTTCAGCGACTGCTCCACCGACAGGTACTGCGCTGGCGAGACGGGCGCCCCGCCGTACATTAGTGTTTCGATCCGTTTTCGATTATCCTGCTGCGATTTGGCCTCAAAGGCCAGGGGCCGGGCTGAGCGCAGGGAATCTGTCGGCAGCAGGCCCCGCAGCAGCGGATTGGCCTGCACATTTTCGAGCAAATCCTCCGGTTCGAGCTGCGTATTCGGAGAAAGGTTTTGCCCTGCCCGGTCATACAAGGACAGGATCGACAGGGCCTTCCAGGCTGCGGCATCCTGGTTCTCACTGGGATCCCTCAGGCTATCCAACGCCTTAAGCAGATTCCGGCCGTCTTCGAGCAGGTTTTGAGCCGACGCGGCGATGGACATTATCAGTAGGAAAAGTAAAATGGATGGCCTGGTGACCTGCATAGAGAAAACGGTTTGGTTATACTCAACTGCAATCGGTTTGGTGCATTTTCCCTACCCGCCCCTTAAATCTCCAAGGTACCATGAATGCACCAAACCAATTACTACGTAGTATAATGTGAGCGAAAAGCGGTTATAGCCTTTAGAAGGCTTACGATTTGGGCAGTTTGGACATAATAAACTTTAGCAATAAACTGACCTCTCCGGAAAAACTATCGCCATCGTTGGAAGCAGTGATCGATCGCTTTAGGTCGCGGATGGCGCTTACATCCCTATCGTTGCTTGGGATGTCGGAACTAACTTGCTTGTAATAAGCGTCCAGCAGGTCTTGCGACTTGTCGTCCAACGGAATGCGAAAGCGCCGTGACTTAATATTGATTTCACTCTGGATGCATACGAAGTCATTCCTGATGCATCGGTTCAGATCAGAAGTATTACTAGCCATATCCTCAAAAGTTTATGCAGTTTTGAACTGCGGGGTTAACCAATAAATGGATTGAATTCCAGCCCGGGCCTGGCAGGCCGGGACAACCAATGGTAGCTGAGTATATTTAAAACGGACCCGGGCAGCGCAAGGGGGGGGATTTGCCCGGAAAGGGTGCGATTCTATACTGACGCACGCTTGGTTTTTGCTTTACAAAAACCAGCGAGGTCAGTATATGCTGACCCGGCCGGTTCTGTGGCCGACAAAACCAGCCGTGCGTCAGTATAGTTTGTACCCCCTTATGTTTCTGGGCATGAAAACACCCAGAATTATTCCCTCGAAGTACGGTTACATGGTTTCCCGGTTCCATTGTTGAGGCCGTAGGCTCCATAACAGTGGAGCAAGGGGACTGTGAAACCGTGTTTTCCTGAATTTTAGGGGCATTTCCCCAAGCTATCTGCTACATGGGTACAAAGGGGAATCGCACCCCCCGGAAAAGCAAAAATGAGCTGAAAACTTCGATGGGGGGTAATTATATATGCGAAGTTATAAAGTTTCGGCTCCGGTGTCAATACGCTTTTTGGCGTATTTTACACCCACCCCTCACGCACGCACAGCGCCACCAGGGTAATCATGTTGGAACAGCCCGACTTCTGCAGCACGTTCCGGCGGTGGGTGCGCACCGTGCCCGCCGACAGGTGCAGCAATGCCGCCACCTCCTCGGCAGTATGCCCCTCGGCAAAGAGGCGGATAACCCGCAGCTCACGCATGGAAAAGGCATGCCCGGAAGCCTTAGGGCAGAACGGATCCTCCGCCCGGTTTACGTCGATATTCAGGAAGGAAAGGCCCATTGCCCAGATGGATCAGGGACAGGCGGCGCTTGATACCGGAGACCAGGTGCCCAATGTCGGTGTGCACGCCCAGTATCCGGCTCATGCGCCCGAAGCGGTCCAGCTCAATGGCGACAGTACCTGGTGCAGGATGAGGCGGTAGCTGCCGTCGTTGTGCCGCAGGCGCATCGTATAGGAGGTTTTGTACTGCGCCCTTTGCTCCGGAGTGATCTTGCGCAGGAAAAACTCGGCTGCCACTTCTTCGTACCGGGCAAAAAAAGGCAGGTCGTCCGGATGCACTCGCTCCACAATGTCTCGAATCTGAAGCGTTTCGGGATCGGCGCCCAATACCTCGGCGATTCCCGGGCTGACATGCACAAAGCGGTGAAGCCCCAATTCGACAACGTAGTAGTAAGAAAGTACCGCACACAGGAAATTAGTGCACAATCTGGCTGGCGACCTCCGCCGGCAGGCTTCCGGGACGTGACGAGAACAGGTGGTTCTCATTTTTACTCCAGATCGAGTAAAGCGCTTTTTCTGAGGACATACATCAATGTTTCACAGATTCACAGAATACGGCGAAAATTTACACTTGTCCCTCCGTGCCCCACTAAGGCACGACGAAAGAATAAACTGTCCATTCTGGCTTGTCCTTTTTGCGCCATGCTGCGTTGCTCATCACTCAGGTAGCTTTGGCTATCCTCATTCTTCGCGCCTTGCCTGGCACAAAAATTACTGCGCCATAATTGTACACTTTATTCTTTCCTCGTGCCTAAAGCACAACAGGACAGGCCAGGGATAGAACAGGGTGGTACATTTCTGCGGCAAGCCGGTTTAAAGCCTATCATACGACTAATTTTACACTCTCATTACGCCCGTTGCTGCCTTTTGACAAAAATCCCCCAACCACCTGACCTTTATCATTGTTACACACCCGAAATTTTATCGTAAATTTGAGGCGAAATTTTGATAGCCACAAATAAAAAAAGATTGCCGTTACCGTTTTTAGACGATCGTCAGGCACTAGTATTGTTCAGGAACGGCGAACTGAATTCAGGGATTCCTAACCAAGTAACAACGGATTATAACAATGAATAAAACTGCACCATTCGACCGTTTTGTCAACCGCCATATCGGGATCAATGAGCAGGAACTGCAGGAGATGCTGCAGGCCATCGGCGTACCCTCGCTCGACCAGCTCATCGATAAAACGGTACCGCCCGCCATCCGGATGGATAGAGATCTGGCCCTGCCGGAAGCCATTACCGAATACGAATACCTGGAAGAACTGCGCCACACGGCCAACCTGAACAAGTCATACCGCTCGTACATCGGCATGGGCTATTCGGGCACCATCACCCCTTCGGTCATCCTGCGCAACGTGTTCCAGAACCCGGGCTGGTATACCCAATACACCCCCTACCAGGCCGAAATCTCCCAGGGGCGCCTGGAAGCGCTGCTCAATTTCCAGACCATGGTGAGCGACCTCGCCGGCCTGCCCATCGCCAACGCTTCCCTGCTCGACGAAGCGACGGCCGCCGCGGAGGCCATGCACATGTTCTACGGCATTAAGAACAAACGGGTCAAGGGCGATGCCCTAAACCAGTTCCTCGTTTCCGACAAGGTGCTCCCGCAAACCATCGACGTGCTGAAAACCCGCGCCCGGCCGCTGGACATCGAAGTCATCGTCGGCGACTGGCGCAGCTTTGAATTTACCGATAAAACCTTCGGCCTGCTGCTGCAGTACCCGGACCGCGAAGGCGCCGTGGAAGACTACCGCGCCCTGGTGGAAAAGGCCCGGGCTCAGGAAGTATACGTCACGGTAGCCGCCGACCTGCTCAGCCTGGCCCTGCTTACGCCTCCGGGCGAGTGGGGCGCCGACGCAGTGGTGGGCAACAGCCAGCGCTTCGGGGTGCCCATGGGCTACGGCGGCCCGCACGCCGCCTTCTTTGCTACCAGCGAGGAGCACAAACGGCAAATCCCCGGCCGCATCATCGGCGTATCGGTCGACGTTCACGGCAAAAAGGCCTACCGCATGGCCCTGCAGACCCGCGAGCAGCACATCCGCCGCGAAAAGGCCACCTCCAACATCTGCACCGCCCAGGCCCTGCTGGCCGTCATGGCGAGCATGTACGCGGTGTACCACGGCCCGAAAGGCATCAAAGCCATCGCCGAACGCACTCACACGCTGGCGCAAATCCTGGACCAGCAACTGAAAAGCCTGGGCTACAACCAGGTAAACACGCACTACTTCGACACCCTGCGCCTGGAAATGGACGGGAAGCTGGTGGAAGAGGTGCGCCGCATTGCCCTGGCCCACGAAACGAACTTTTTCTACCAGGATAATGCCGTACAGATTAGCCTGGACGAAACGGTGGGCATGGAACAGCTAAAAGCCATCCTGGCCATTTTTGCCGAAGCCAAAGGGGCCAGCTTTTCCCTGAACGGCGCCGAACCTGCCGGCCACCAACTGCCTCAGGCCCTGCAACGGCAGACGCCCTACCTGGAGCACGTCATCTTCAACAGTTTCCACACCGAAACCAGGATGATGCGCTACCTCAAGCAGTTGGAAAACAAAGACCTCTCTCTGGTCCACTCCATGATACCGCTGGGCAGCTGCACCATGAAGCTCAACGCTGCCACCGAGCTGATCCCGGTGAGCTGGGGGCCCTTCGCCAACCTGCACCCCTTCGCGCCGGCCGATCAGGCCAGGGGCTACTACAAGATATTTGAAGAGCTGGAGCAATGGCTCTCTGAGATCACCGGCTTTGCCGCCTGCTCGCTGCAGCCCAACTCGGGCGCCCAGGGCGAGTATGCCGGCCTGATGGTGATCCGCGCCTACCACGAGTCCCGGGGAGAAAGCCACCGCAATGTAGCCCTCATCCCGGAATCCGCCCACGGCACCAACCCGGCCAGCGCGGTTATGGCGGGCATGCAGGTGGTGGTGGTGAAATGCGACGAGCAGGGCGACATCGACGTGGACGACCTGCGCGCCAAGGCGGAAACCCACCAGGCCAACCTGGCTGCCCTGATGGTGACCTACCCGTCGACCCACGGCGTGTTCGAGTCCAGGATAAAAGAGGTGTGCGACATCATCCACCAGAATGGCGGCAAGGTGTACATGGACGGCGCCAATATGAACGCTCAGGTCGGCCTGACCAGCCCGGGGCTGATCGACGCCGACGTCTGCCACCTCAACCTGCACAAGACCTTCGCCATACCGCACGGGGGCGGCGGCCCCGGCATGGGCCCCATCTGCGTCAACGAGAGCCTCAAGCCCTTCCTGCCCAAACACCCGCTGGTGGAAACGGGCGGCGAACAAGGCATCACCGCGGTTTCGGCTGCGCCCTACGGCAGCGCCAGCATCCTGCTGATCTCCTATGCCTACATCAAAATGCTGGGCAAGCGGGGGCTGACCGATGCTTCGAAATACGCTATCCTCAACGCCAACTACATCCGCGTTCGGCTGGAGAAAGACTATGAAATCCTTTTCGGCGGCAAGCACGGCCACTCCGCCCACGAACTCATCATCGACCTGCGGCCTTTCAAGGACCTCGCCTCGGCCGAAGATGTGGCCAAACGCCTGATGGACTACGGCTTCCACGCCCCTACCCTCTCCTTCCCCGTCGCCGGCACCGTGATGGTGGAGCCGACGGAAAGCGAGAGCAAGGATGAACTCGACCTCTTCTGCGAGGCCATGCTGGCCATCCGCAAAGAACTCGACGAGATCGCCAAAGGCGAAGTGGACGCACAAAACAACCCGCTGCACAACGCCCCGCACCCGGTAGACATCGTCACCGCCGACAACTGGCCCTATCCTTACTCGCGGGAGAAGGCCGCCTATCCCCTGCCCTACCTGCGGCACGGGCATAAATTCTGGATCGGCGTGGGCCGCATCGATAATGCCTACGGCGACCGCAACCTGATCTGTACTTGTCCGCCGATGGAGGCGTATGAGGTGGAGGCGTAGGAAGTAGGAAGTGGGAAGTGGGAAGGCGGAATTTTGCCCGGAAGAGCGAAGGTTTGAGAACCTACTCTCCGGCTCCGGCCGGATAGGTTCTTAAACCTGTCGCCCAATCTATTTTGGAAAATCCCCCGATATAGTTAACTTTAGGTGTTACATATATTTACAAAGCAAATTTCACAGGAACACCTAAGAGAACTCCATGTCACTGCCTCTCATCTACCTGTCATTCGCCAATGACCCAAACGCTCCTCTGCCTGCCCTGACCCGGGAGCACGACAGCATCCGGGAGCTGCTCATGGACGGCGTTAATGACCAGTGCTTTCAACTCTACCCGGAGCCTTTCGCCACTATTGAAAAAGTGGCCGATGGCCTTTCCTCCTTCAAGGACAGAGTGCATATTTTTCACTTTGGCGGCCATGCCGGCGGGCGGCAGCTCATCCTGACGGATCAGGAGGCCAACTCCGACGGCATAGCCAGCATGCTGGCCCAACAGAAAAACCTCAAGCTGGTGTTTCTCAACGGTTGCTCCACCCTGGGGCAGGTCAAATTGTTGCTGGAACTGGGGGCGCCCGCCGTCATTGCCACTTCGGCCCCTATCAATGACGAAAAGGCGGTCGACTTCGCCCGGCAGTTCTACCTGGCGCTGGCCAAAAAGCACAACATCCAGGAGGCTTTCCAGCAGGCGGCCGCCTTTGTTCAGGCTTCCGGCAGGGATGCCCCGAAAATACACCGCGATGTTGTCTTCGAAGACATGGGCGCCGGGGAGGATGCCTTGGCCTGGGGGCTGTACACCCAGGAAAAAAACGTGGAAGCCCTGCAGTGGAAACTGCCTACGGAAAGCCGAAAGCAGATCATCATTCAGGGTGCCAGCAGCCGGCACAGTACTTCCCGTGCCCCGGTCAACGAACACCTCACCCAGGTTTTGCTCGACGCCCTGGCGCAGTACGACCGCAAACTCCGCTACGCCAAAAGGGATAGGGAGGAGGGAGAAGACCTCGACCTCCGCGAAGTGCGCCTCGACATCATGAACAGCCTGCCCGCGCCCATCGGGGAGCAGGTGCGCAAGCTGTTCGCCGCCGACCCGGAGTCGCAGGCCTCCCGGATGGACGAGGTCAGTGAAACAAGATTGGCCCAGCTGGTGAAAACGTACAACATTACCATCGAACTGCTGGCTTACATCACCATGGCCCAGCTCTGGGATGAATGCCACAAGCGCCCCGATTTGAAGATTCCCCCGGATTGCCTCGACCACCTCCAGGCCTATTTTTCCCTCCAGCCTCAGAGCCTGCCCACCTATACTTTTGTCCCGCTCATCCGGAGTATCCGCCTGTTCTTTGAGGAACAACAGATTCCCCTCTTCATCGAGGAGATCGGAGCGCTGAAGGATCAGCTCACCGAAGGAAGCGTATTTTACCAGGCGATCCATTTTCTGGAATCCCTGAAGCAGAAACTCTATACGGACGGACAGGCCATTGCAGCCGGAGAATTGGAAGGTTATTGTGTGCAGGCCGAAGAGCAACTGGCCATTGTGCTAAGCAACCTGGGGTTTCTCGTCAAATACAAACTGGCGACGGTAAAAAATATCGACCTGATCAAGCGGCGCCACGCCCTTCCTCAGTACCGCCATGCGCTGGTCCAGCTCGACAAGGTGACCGCCGGGTATCTGGATCAGGACAAAGTTTTTGAAAAGTTCACCGATAACAAGTCCGTGCTTTTTCTCAA
This genomic window contains:
- a CDS encoding helix-turn-helix transcriptional regulator, which produces MGLSFLNIDVNRAEDPFCPKASGHAFSMRELRVIRLFAEGHTAEEVAALLHLSAGTVRTHRRNVLQKSGCSNMITLVALCVREGWV
- a CDS encoding PAS domain-containing protein, with the translated sequence MRTTCSRHVPEACRRRSPARLCTNFLCAVLSYYYVVELGLHRFVHVSPGIAEVLGADPETLQIRDIVERVHPDDLPFFARYEEVAAEFFLRKITPEQRAQYKTSYTMRLRHNDGSYRLILHQVLSPLSWTASGA
- the gcvP gene encoding aminomethyl-transferring glycine dehydrogenase codes for the protein MNKTAPFDRFVNRHIGINEQELQEMLQAIGVPSLDQLIDKTVPPAIRMDRDLALPEAITEYEYLEELRHTANLNKSYRSYIGMGYSGTITPSVILRNVFQNPGWYTQYTPYQAEISQGRLEALLNFQTMVSDLAGLPIANASLLDEATAAAEAMHMFYGIKNKRVKGDALNQFLVSDKVLPQTIDVLKTRARPLDIEVIVGDWRSFEFTDKTFGLLLQYPDREGAVEDYRALVEKARAQEVYVTVAADLLSLALLTPPGEWGADAVVGNSQRFGVPMGYGGPHAAFFATSEEHKRQIPGRIIGVSVDVHGKKAYRMALQTREQHIRREKATSNICTAQALLAVMASMYAVYHGPKGIKAIAERTHTLAQILDQQLKSLGYNQVNTHYFDTLRLEMDGKLVEEVRRIALAHETNFFYQDNAVQISLDETVGMEQLKAILAIFAEAKGASFSLNGAEPAGHQLPQALQRQTPYLEHVIFNSFHTETRMMRYLKQLENKDLSLVHSMIPLGSCTMKLNAATELIPVSWGPFANLHPFAPADQARGYYKIFEELEQWLSEITGFAACSLQPNSGAQGEYAGLMVIRAYHESRGESHRNVALIPESAHGTNPASAVMAGMQVVVVKCDEQGDIDVDDLRAKAETHQANLAALMVTYPSTHGVFESRIKEVCDIIHQNGGKVYMDGANMNAQVGLTSPGLIDADVCHLNLHKTFAIPHGGGGPGMGPICVNESLKPFLPKHPLVETGGEQGITAVSAAPYGSASILLISYAYIKMLGKRGLTDASKYAILNANYIRVRLEKDYEILFGGKHGHSAHELIIDLRPFKDLASAEDVAKRLMDYGFHAPTLSFPVAGTVMVEPTESESKDELDLFCEAMLAIRKELDEIAKGEVDAQNNPLHNAPHPVDIVTADNWPYPYSREKAAYPLPYLRHGHKFWIGVGRIDNAYGDRNLICTCPPMEAYEVEA
- a CDS encoding CHAT domain-containing protein, with the protein product MSLPLIYLSFANDPNAPLPALTREHDSIRELLMDGVNDQCFQLYPEPFATIEKVADGLSSFKDRVHIFHFGGHAGGRQLILTDQEANSDGIASMLAQQKNLKLVFLNGCSTLGQVKLLLELGAPAVIATSAPINDEKAVDFARQFYLALAKKHNIQEAFQQAAAFVQASGRDAPKIHRDVVFEDMGAGEDALAWGLYTQEKNVEALQWKLPTESRKQIIIQGASSRHSTSRAPVNEHLTQVLLDALAQYDRKLRYAKRDREEGEDLDLREVRLDIMNSLPAPIGEQVRKLFAADPESQASRMDEVSETRLAQLVKTYNITIELLAYITMAQLWDECHKRPDLKIPPDCLDHLQAYFSLQPQSLPTYTFVPLIRSIRLFFEEQQIPLFIEEIGALKDQLTEGSVFYQAIHFLESLKQKLYTDGQAIAAGELEGYCVQAEEQLAIVLSNLGFLVKYKLATVKNIDLIKRRHALPQYRHALVQLDKVTAGYLDQDKVFEKFTDNKSVLFLKSQKDVEEYLNLSPFIIDENAFTGDDKSKLFFFTHYDRAAESYHYKFAYIEEDHLQANAQHLPELTELFDNFSQHIFGKSLNAL